The following proteins come from a genomic window of Rhinoraja longicauda isolate Sanriku21f chromosome 4, sRhiLon1.1, whole genome shotgun sequence:
- the tmem70 gene encoding transmembrane protein 70, mitochondrial, translating into MATMGSMLCLRSVFTRRAAAASVLPAARAFCVVSSYKHGLPGRGRRSEDTGRRAVGSGFGAQQIKLPCSQHFRYFCSDGNTREGRLIYVGNLAKAVLGVKFFSYSTSIFSCCVMPCIVLQTGLGVQSPVLQAAFCGIIGFFTFLSPAVLHFLTKGYVIRLYHSAETDCYTAVTYNVLLQQKKTIFHQKDVKVPGISKMFTTFYANKKSMLVNPVFCHPNDYNHLMGYDQPFSFNLDDIKERD; encoded by the exons ATGGCGACGATGGGTTCGATGTTGTGTCTTCGCTCGGTTTTTACCAGGAGAGCGGCGGCGGCTTCTGTGCTTCCAGCTGCCAGAGCTTTCTGTGTTGTTAGTAGCTACAAACACGGGCTCCCGGGCCGCGGGCGGCGGTCGGAGGACACGGGTCGCCGGGCGGTAGGCAGCGGTTTTGGGGCACAACAG ATTAAGCTTCCATGCAGTCAACATTTTCGCTATTTTTGTTCCGATGGAAACACCAGGGAAGGGCGATTGATTTACGTTGGAAACTTAGCTAAGGCAGTACTTG GTGTGAAGTTCTTCTCTTACTCCACCAGTATTTTTAGTTGTTGTGTGATGCCTTGTATCGTTCTGCAGACTGGCCTTGGAGTTCAGAGCCCTGTATTACAAGCAGCATTCTGTGGCATAATTGGATTTTTTACTTTTTTAAGTCCTGCAGTGTTGCATTTCCTTACTAAAGGTTATGTGATTCGTCTGTATCACAGTGCGGAAACTGACTGTTACACAGCCGTCACTTACAACGTCCTCCTACAACAGAAGAAAACTATTTTCCATCAGAAGGACGTGAAAGTTCCTGGAATCAGCAAGATGTTCACTACGTTCTATGCAAATAAGAAGTCAATGCTAGTAAATCCAGTATTTTGCCATCCAAATGATTATAATCACCTTATGGGTTACGATCAACCTTTTTCCTTTAATTTGGATGATATAAAGGAAAGAGATTGA